From a single Larus michahellis chromosome 18, bLarMic1.1, whole genome shotgun sequence genomic region:
- the FZD2 gene encoding frizzled-2 — protein MGPPGMLPALAWLLVGLSVPAPCRSQLHGEKGISIPDHGFCQPISIPLCTDIAYNQTIMPNLLGHTNQEDAGLEVHQFYPLVKVQCSLELKFFLCSMYAPVCTVLEQAIPPCRSICERARQGCEALMNKFGFQWPERLRCENFPRHGAEQICVGQNHSEDGGSPALLTSATPLAGQGTPGAPRYATLDHPFHCPRALKVPSYLNYKFLGEKDCAAPCEPTRPDGHMFFNEDEIRFARIWILIWSVLCCASTFFTVTTYLVDMQRFRYPERPIIFLSGCYTMVSVAYIAGFVLEERVVCNERFQEDGYRTVVQGTKKEGCTILFMMLYFFSMASSIWWVILSLTWFLAAGMKWGHEAIEANSQYFHLAAWAVPAVKTITILAMGQIDGDLLSGVCFVGLNNIDPLRGFVLAPLFVYLFIGTSFLLAGFVSLFRIRTIMKHGGTKTEKLERLMVRIGVFSVLYTVPATIVIACYFYEQAFREHWERSWISQNCKSLAIPCPLHFTPRMTPDFTVYMIKYLMTLIVGITSGFWIWSGKTLHSWRKFYTRLTNSKQGETTV, from the coding sequence ATGGGCCCCCCCGGcatgctgcctgccctggcctGGCTGCTGGTGGGACTGAGCGTGCCGGCACCATGCCGGAGCCAGCTGCACGGTGAGAAGGGCATCTCCATCCCCGACCACGGCTTCTGCCAACCCATCTCCATCCCGCTCTGCACCGACATCGCCTACAACCAGACCATCATGCCCAACCTGCTGGGTCACACCAACCAGGAGGATGCAGGGTTGGAGGTCCACCAGTTCTACCCCTTGGTGAAGGTCCAGTGTTCGTTGGAGCTCaagttcttcctctgctccatgTACGCGCCGGTCTGCACAGTGCTGGAGCAGGCCATCCCGCCGTGCCGCTCCATCTGCGAGCGGGCGCGCCAGGGCTGCGAAGCCCTCATGAATAAATTCGGTTTCCAATGGCCGGAGCGATTACGGTGCGAGAATTTCCCCCGGCACGGCGCCGAGCAGATCTGCGTGGGGCAGAACCATTCGGAGGATGGCGGTTCGCCGGCGTTGCTCACCAGTGCCACGCCGTTAGCCGGCCAGGGCACCCCGGGCGCCCCTCGTTACGCCACCCTCGACCACCCCTTCCACTGCCCGCGGGCGCTGAAGGTGCCCAGCTACCTCAACTACAAGTTCTTGGGCGAGAAGGACTGTGCGGCGCCCTGCGAGCCCACCCGGCCCGATGGCCACATGTTCTTCAACGAGGATGAGATCCGTTTTGCCCGTATCTGGATCCTCATCTGGTCCGTCTTATGTTGCGCCTCCACCTTCTTCACCGTCACCACCTACCTGGTGGACATGCAGCGTTTCCGCTACCCCGAGCGACCCATCATCTTCCTCTCGGGGTGCTACACCATGGTGTCGGTGGCCTACATTGCCGGCTTCGTGCTGGAGGAGAGGGTGGTCTGCAACGAACGTTTCCAGGAGGACGGCTACCGCACGGTGGTGCAGGGCACCAAGAAGGAAGGTTGCACCATCCTCTTCATGATGCTCTACTTCTTCAGCATGGCCAGCTCGATCTGGTGGGTCATCCTCTCCCTTACCTGGTTCCTGGCCGCCGGCATGAAGTGGGGCCACGAGGCCATCGAGGCCAACTCCCAGTATTTCCACTTGGCCGCCTGGGCCGTGCCGGCCGTCAAGACCATCACCATCCTGGCCATGGGGCAGATCGACGGGGACCTGCTGAGCGGCGTCTGCTTCGTGGGCCTCAACAACATCGACCCTCTCCGGGGCTTCGTGTTGGCCCCGCTCTTCGTCTACCTCTTCATCGGTACCTCCTTCCTTCTGGCCGGCTTTGTCTCCCTCTTCCGCATCCGCACCATCATGAAACATGGAGGGACCAAAACGGAGAAGTTGGAGCGCTTGATGGTTCGTATCGGGGTCTTCAGCGTCCTCTACACCGTCCCGGCCACCATCGTCATCGCTTGTTATTTCTACGAGCAGGCTTTCCGCGAGCACTGGGAGCGCAGCTGGATCAGCCAGAACTGCAAGAGCTTGGCCATCCCCTGCCCGCTCCACTTCACCCCCCGCATGACCCCCGATTTCACCGTCTACATGATCAAGTATCTCATGACTCTCATCGTGGGCATCACCTCCGGCTTTTGGATATGGTCGGGGAAAACCCTGCACTCGTGGAGGAAGTTCTACACGCGACTCACCAACAGCAAGCAGGGCGAGACGACGGTgtga